A region from the Corallococcus caeni genome encodes:
- a CDS encoding class I fructose-bisphosphate aldolase encodes MAYTDRVKQILSWYPSDNPGTLTNLARLLNHGTLAGTGKLVILPVDQGFEHGPARSFGPNPAGYDPDYHAQLAIESGCNAYAAPLGFLEAIAGKLAGEIPLILKVNNSDSLAKTAAPMSAVTSSVKDAVRLGCAAVGYTIYPGSAARNEQYEDLRDIIAEAKSYGLPTVLWAYPRGALSKEGETAIDVVAYAAQISAQMGAHIIKVKPPTDFLEQAEAKKAFEKANIPTKTLADRVREVVRSAFNGKRIVIFSGGEAKETGALMEDIRQIHQGGGFGSIMGRNAFQRPHAESIKLLKDVMNVFAGK; translated from the coding sequence ATGGCCTACACCGACCGCGTCAAGCAGATCCTCTCCTGGTACCCCTCCGACAACCCCGGCACGCTGACGAACCTGGCGCGCCTGCTCAACCACGGCACGCTCGCCGGCACGGGCAAGCTGGTCATCCTCCCGGTGGATCAGGGCTTCGAGCACGGCCCCGCGCGCTCCTTCGGTCCGAACCCCGCCGGGTATGATCCGGACTACCACGCGCAGCTGGCCATCGAGTCCGGCTGCAACGCGTACGCGGCGCCGCTGGGCTTCCTGGAGGCCATCGCGGGCAAGCTGGCCGGTGAGATTCCCCTCATCCTGAAGGTGAACAACTCCGACTCGCTGGCCAAGACGGCCGCGCCCATGTCCGCGGTGACGTCGTCCGTGAAGGACGCGGTGCGCCTGGGCTGCGCGGCGGTGGGCTACACCATCTACCCGGGCTCCGCGGCCCGCAACGAGCAGTACGAGGACCTGCGCGACATCATCGCGGAGGCCAAGTCCTACGGCCTGCCCACGGTGCTGTGGGCCTACCCGCGCGGCGCCCTGTCCAAGGAGGGTGAGACGGCCATCGACGTGGTGGCGTACGCGGCGCAGATCAGCGCGCAGATGGGCGCGCACATCATCAAGGTGAAGCCGCCCACGGACTTCCTGGAGCAGGCGGAGGCGAAGAAGGCCTTCGAGAAGGCGAACATCCCCACCAAGACGCTCGCGGACCGCGTGCGCGAGGTGGTGCGCTCCGCGTTCAACGGCAAGCGCATCGTCATCTTCTCCGGCGGCGAGGCGAAGGAGACGGGCGCCCTCATGGAGGACATCCGGCAGATCCACCAGGGCGGCGGCTTCGGCTCCATCATGGGCCGCAACGCCTTCCAGCGTCCGCACGCCGAGTCCATCAAGCTGCTCAAGGACGTGATGAACGTCTTCGCGGGCAAGTAG